AGCACCGCCGTGACCGGGTGGACCCGCGCCAGGCGTTCGGCGTACGACGCGGCGGAGGCCCGGGCCGCCAGGAGTCCGGCGACGACACCGCAGACCAGGACGAGGATCCAGGTGGCGAGGACGATCCAGGCCTCGACCACGTCGCTGTGCCGTCGCAGTGGATTGCGCCGCCAGCGCCACAGCCGTACCCGGCTGACCGTCGTGGCAGGTGTCCGTGTCATCGTCACCGCCTCCTCTCGTGCGCCGGCGGCCCGTGGTCAGCGGGTGCGGGCCGATTCGGCGTCCGGCAGGTCCGGGTCGAGGTCGGGTTGGCGCGGCGGCCCGGCCAGCGCGCACCGCACGTCCACCACGCCGGGCACCGCCCTGACGAGGCGGGCGGCGAGGGGCACCAGGGAGGTCTCGCGGACCCGGCCGCCGAGCGTCACGACACCATCGTGCACCTCCACCCGGATCCCGGCCGCTTCTGGGCCGAAGAGATGGGCGACGACGTCGCCGCGGACCTCCTCGGCGATCTCCGCGTCGCCGCGCAGGAACACCTTGAGCAGGTCCGAGCGGCTGACGATGCCGAGCAGGGTGCCGTCCGGACCGACGACCGGGAGCTGTTTGACCCGGGCCCGCGCCATGACGCGCGCGGCCTGTCCGAGGGTGGCGTCCGGCGCCACGGTGACCGCCGGGGCCGTCATCAGCCGTTCCGCGGTGGCCGCTTCGGCCTTCGCCAGCTCGGCGAGGTGCCGCGTCCGGGCGTACCGGTCGAGGTCGCTGTCGCGGTACTCCTCCTTGGGCAGCAGATCCGCCTCGGAGACGACACCGACGACGTGCCCGGCGTCGTCGAGCACCGGCACCGCGCCGACCCGCCAGTCCCGCATGGCCTGCACGATGTCCTTGAAGCCGGCGCCCGTGCGCAGCGCCAGCACCCTGCGGGTCATCACGTCGCCGACGACGGTCGGGGTGCCGTCCATGGCTTCCTCCAGGGGCTCTGGTGCCTCGGTGCGGCACGTTCAGCCTGTGGTCGCCGCCCGGCCCGTGCCGTGGGCCGGGCGGGCACTTACGGGTGCCCACCGGTCCCACGCCCGCACGCGGCGCCCGTGCCGACGCCCCGTCATGCCCCGGGCAGTGGAACCCGCCATTCCAGTGTGGCCCCGCCCCGCTCGCCCTTGCCCACTTCGAGCCGGCCGCCGAGCCGCCGGGCGCGCTCGGCCATGTTGCGCAGCCCGCTGCGGCGCCCGCCGTCGGGGATGCCGACGCCGTTGTCCCGGACGGTGAGCCGCACTTCGCGGCCGTCGGTGACCAGCAGCACCTCGGCCCGGTCGGCGTGGGCGTGCCGGGCGATGTTGGTGAGGGCCTCGGAGAGGACGGCCACCACGTGCTCCGCGATCTCGCCCGGTACGTCGGTGTCGATCAGGCCCTCCATGCGGACGCCGGGCGCGAAGCCCAGCACCGGGGAGGCCTCGCCGGCCACCCTGACCACGCGGGCGCGCAGCCCGCCGGCCGCGGCGCCCTCGCGGGCCCGCAGCCCGAAGATGGTCGATCTGATGATCTTTATGGTCTCGTCCAGGTCGTCCACGGCCCGCAGGACCCGCTCGGAGGCCTCCGGGTGCTCGATGAAGCGGCCCGCGCTCTGGAGCGTCATGCCGGTGGCGAACAGCCGCTGGATGGCCAGGTCGTGCAGGTCCCGGGCGATGCGGTCGCGGTCCTCCAGGAGGGCGATCTGCTGGGCGGCCTGCCGGCGCTGGGCCAGCTCCATGGCGATCGCGGCCTGCGCCGCGAAGCCCCGCAGCATCTCGGTCTCCTTGTCGGAGAACACCGGCCGGTCACTCTCCCGTGCCAGCAGCACCACGCCCCGGGCGCCGCCCTCGCCGGTGCCGATGGGCACGGCGACGGCGGGGCCGAGGCCCTCGAAGCGCGGCGGCTCCTGCGAGATCCGTTCGTCGTGGGCGACGTCGTCGCTGGTGACGGGGGCGGCGGCGGTGAACGCCAGGCCCATGAGGCTGTTGTGCAGGGGCAGTACCAGGCCACGGTGGGCCTCCGCCTGGGCGCCCACGGCGATCTCCACGCCGAGCGACTCGGTGTCCGGCATGGGCATCGCGACCGCGGCGAGGGCCGAGCCGGTGTTCTCGCGGGCCCGCTCCGCGATCAGGTCCAGCGCCTCGGCGCGCTCGCTGCCGGACATCAGACTGTGGCTGATCTCGGCGTTGGCCAGCAGCCAGCGTTCGCGCAGCCGGGAGTCCTCGTACAGGCGGGCGTTGTCGATGGCGACGCCGGCCGCGACGGCGAGGGTGGCGAGGACCGACTCGTCCTCCTCGTCGAAGTCCAGGCCGCCGCGTTTCTCGGTGAGATACAGGTTGCCGAAGACCTGGTCGCGGACGCGGATCGGGACGCCGAGGAAGGTGTTCATCGGCGGGTGACCGGGCGGGAAGCCGTACGAGGCGGGGTGCTCGGAGATCTTCGGCAGCCGCAGCGGCTCGGGGTGGCGGATCAGCTCGCCGAGGATGCCGTGGCCCTCCGGGTAGGGGCCGATCCGGTGGATCCGCTCCTCGGACAGGCCGACGGTGTGGAACGCGGCGAGGGTCGTGCCGTCCGGTCCGATGACGCCCAGCGCCGCGTACTCGGCGTCGACCAGGGCGGCCGCCGCCTCCACGATGGAGTGCAGGACCTGCTCCAGCTCCAGCTCGCGGCCGACGGAGAGGACCGCCTCCAGCAGGCTGTGCACCCGGTCCCGGGTACCGCGGGCCGCGTCGATCCTGGCCTGCAGCTCTTCCAGCAGCTCGTCCAGCTTCAGCTGCGGCAGCCGCACGCCGGGCACCTCCGTTCCGGTCACCAAGCCCTCCACTCCCCATCGGCACACGCCATCGAACCGACGGGTTCTCAGGACACGGTATCCGCTCCCCGGCCGGGAGGAACACACGGCCTTCACGCGTGCGACGCGAAACCTCCTCGTGCCCCTGGCACATGCCGTACGGGCGGCCGCCGCGCGGTCGTGGACGGCGCGGCTCGCCTGCGCACCGCGGGGCGATTCGGCGGCGTGCGGGCCGTACGGCCCCGGGCCGGGGTCCGAACGGCACTCCCGAGGGTCGTGGCCGGGGGGTGACAGTGGGATCAGGAGCGGCACCGATCCCCCGCGGTGTCGCTCCGCCCACGCGGGACGCCCGCGGAAGACCGGCATCGCACCCCATCGACCTGCGCCCGCCGGGCGAGCCGCACGGCGGCGACGGGACGGAGGCGGCCGGCCTTGGCCGGACATCCCGCCGCCGCCCCGCCGCCCCGCCGCCCCGCCGCGGCGGCCCGCTGGTCGAGGTGCGCAGGGCCCGCAGCGGTTCCGCCCGCCGGGGCCCGGTGGCGCCGGGCCGTCCGGCCCCGGCCCCGGCCGGACCTCACCCTCCCCAGGACCACTCCGCGACCTCCGGCAGGTCGGTGCCGTGTTCGCGGATCCAGCCGTGGTGGCGGCTGCGGGCGTCGGCCATGGCCTGGCGGACGCCGGCGGCGCGGACGGCGAGGCCGGGGACGCGGTCGATGACGTCCATCACCAGTCGGTAGCGGTCCAGGTCGTTGCGCACGACCATGTCGAACGGCGTGGTCGTGGTGCCCGACTCCTTGTAGCCGCGCACGTGCAGGTTCTTGTGCCCGGCCCGCCGGTAGGCCAGCCGGTGGATCAGCCAGGGGTAGCCGTGGTAGGCGAAGATGACCGGTTTGTCGGTGGTGAACAGGCCGTCGTACTCGAAGTCGGGCATGCCGTGCGGGTGTTCGTCGTGCGGCAGCAGCCGGGTCATGTCGACCACGTTGACCACCCGCACCGCCAGCTCGGGCAGGTGCCGGCGCAGCAACTGGGCGGCGGCCAGCACCTCCTGGGTGGGCACGTCACCGGCGCAGGCGAGCACCACGTCGGGCGCGCCGCCGTTCTCGTTGCCCGCCCACTCCCAGATCCCGGCGCCGCGCGCACAGTGGGCGCGGGCCTGGTCCATGGTCAGCCAGTCGAAGCAGGGCTGCTTGCCGGCCACGACGACGTTGACGTAGTCGCGGCTGCGCAGCACGTGGTCGGCCACCGACAGCAGGGTGTTGGCGTCCGGCGGCAGGTAGACGCGGACCACTTCGGGGCTCTTGTTGAGGACGTGGTCCACGAACCCGGGGTCCTGGTGGGAGAACCCGTTGTGGTCCTGGCGCCAGACGTGGGAGGTGAGCAGGTAGTTGAGGGAGGCGATGGGGGCCCGCCAGGTCAGCCGCCGGGAGGTCTTCAGCCACTTGATGTGCTGGTTGACCATCGAGTCGACGATGTGCACGAACGCCTCGTAGCAGGAGAACAGCCCGTGCCGGCCGGTGAGCAGGTAGCCCTCCAGCCAGCCCTGGCAGAGGTGTTCGGAGAGGACCTCCAGCACCCGGCCGTGCCGGTCGAGGTGTTCGTCCACCGGCAGCACCTCGGCCTGCCACGCCTTGCCGCTGGCCGAGTAGACGGCCTGGAGCCGGTTGGAGGCGGTCTCGTCCGGGCCGACGAGACGGAAGTCCCGGCGATCCCGGGTGTCCTCCATGACCCTTTCCAGGAGGTCGCCGAGGACCCGGGTGGGCTCGTGCAGTGCGGCGCCCGGCTTCTCCACCGAGACGGCGAAGGTGTCGAGGGGCGGCAGCGGCAGTTCGCGCAGCAGCAGTCCGCCGTTGGCGTGCGGGTTCGAGCCGAGGCGCCGGGTGCCTTCGGGGACGCAGGCGAGGACGTCGGCGGACGGCCGTCCGTCCGCGCCGAACAGCTCCTCGGGCCGGTACGAGCGCAGCCACCGCTCCAGCTGCCGCAGGTGCGCGGGGTTCTCGCGGACGCCGGGCAGCGGGACCTGGTGGGCGCGCCAGGTGCCCTCGACGGGTTCGCCGTCCACCTCGGCGGGGCCGGTCCAGCCCTTGGGGGTGCGCAGGACGATCATCGGCCAGTGCGCCCGCTCGGTGCGCCCGTCCTCGCGGGCGGCGCGCTGCGTCCGCGCGATGCGGTCCAGGGCGTCCTCCATCGCCGCGGCCAGGGCGCGGTGCACCTCGGCGGGGTCGTCGCCGCTGACGTACAGGGGCTCGTGGCCGTATCCGCGCAGCAGTTCGTCGAGTTCGGCCTCGGGGAGCCGGGAGAGCACGGTGGGGTTGGCGATCTTGTAGCCGTTGAGGTGCAGGACGGGCAGCACGGCCCCGTCGTGCACCGGGTCGAGGAACTTGTCGGAGTGCCAGGAGGTGGCGAGCGGCCCGGTCTCCGCCTCGCCGTCGCCGACCACGCAGGCCACCAGCAGGTCCGGGTTGTCGAACGCGGCGCCGTAGGCGTGGGCGAGGGAGTAGCCGAGTTCGCCGCCCTCGTGGATCGAGCCGGGCGTCTCGGGGGCCACGTGGCTGGGCACGCCGCCGGGGAAGGAGAACTGCTTGAACAGCCGCTCCATGCCGGTGGCGTCCCGGCCGACGTCCGGGTAGGTCTCGCTGTAGCTGCCCTCCAGCCAGGAACCCGCGAGGACCGCCGGACCGCCGTGGCCGGGGCCCCACACGCACAGCGCGTCCAGGTCGCGCGCCTTGATCACGCGGTTGAGGTGCGTGTAGACGAGGTTGAGTCCGGGCGAGGTGCCCCAGTGGCCGAGCAGCCGCGGCTTGATGTGCTCGGGGCGCAGCGGCTCGGTCAGCAGCGGGTTGGCCATGAGGTAGATCTGGCCGGCGGCCAGGTAGTTGGCGGCGCGCCAGTGCGCGTCCAGGGTGCGCAGCTCGTCGTCGGTCAGGGGGCCGGCGGCGTCCTGGGTCATGGGTGCTCCGATCATCGTCGGGTGGGTGTCAGGCGGGTTCCGGTACGACGGCCACCGGGCAGTCCGCGTGGTGCAGCACTCCGTGGGCGACCCGCCCGAGCCGCAGGCCCAAGCGGCCGGTGCGGCGCCGGGCGCC
This Streptomyces misionensis DNA region includes the following protein-coding sequences:
- a CDS encoding CBS domain-containing protein, which gives rise to MDGTPTVVGDVMTRRVLALRTGAGFKDIVQAMRDWRVGAVPVLDDAGHVVGVVSEADLLPKEEYRDSDLDRYARTRHLAELAKAEAATAERLMTAPAVTVAPDATLGQAARVMARARVKQLPVVGPDGTLLGIVSRSDLLKVFLRGDAEIAEEVRGDVVAHLFGPEAAGIRVEVHDGVVTLGGRVRETSLVPLAARLVRAVPGVVDVRCALAGPPRQPDLDPDLPDAESARTR
- a CDS encoding GAF domain-containing sensor histidine kinase; the protein is MTGTEVPGVRLPQLKLDELLEELQARIDAARGTRDRVHSLLEAVLSVGRELELEQVLHSIVEAAAALVDAEYAALGVIGPDGTTLAAFHTVGLSEERIHRIGPYPEGHGILGELIRHPEPLRLPKISEHPASYGFPPGHPPMNTFLGVPIRVRDQVFGNLYLTEKRGGLDFDEEDESVLATLAVAAGVAIDNARLYEDSRLRERWLLANAEISHSLMSGSERAEALDLIAERARENTGSALAAVAMPMPDTESLGVEIAVGAQAEAHRGLVLPLHNSLMGLAFTAAAPVTSDDVAHDERISQEPPRFEGLGPAVAVPIGTGEGGARGVVLLARESDRPVFSDKETEMLRGFAAQAAIAMELAQRRQAAQQIALLEDRDRIARDLHDLAIQRLFATGMTLQSAGRFIEHPEASERVLRAVDDLDETIKIIRSTIFGLRAREGAAAGGLRARVVRVAGEASPVLGFAPGVRMEGLIDTDVPGEIAEHVVAVLSEALTNIARHAHADRAEVLLVTDGREVRLTVRDNGVGIPDGGRRSGLRNMAERARRLGGRLEVGKGERGGATLEWRVPLPGA
- a CDS encoding phosphoketolase family protein; protein product: MTQDAAGPLTDDELRTLDAHWRAANYLAAGQIYLMANPLLTEPLRPEHIKPRLLGHWGTSPGLNLVYTHLNRVIKARDLDALCVWGPGHGGPAVLAGSWLEGSYSETYPDVGRDATGMERLFKQFSFPGGVPSHVAPETPGSIHEGGELGYSLAHAYGAAFDNPDLLVACVVGDGEAETGPLATSWHSDKFLDPVHDGAVLPVLHLNGYKIANPTVLSRLPEAELDELLRGYGHEPLYVSGDDPAEVHRALAAAMEDALDRIARTQRAAREDGRTERAHWPMIVLRTPKGWTGPAEVDGEPVEGTWRAHQVPLPGVRENPAHLRQLERWLRSYRPEELFGADGRPSADVLACVPEGTRRLGSNPHANGGLLLRELPLPPLDTFAVSVEKPGAALHEPTRVLGDLLERVMEDTRDRRDFRLVGPDETASNRLQAVYSASGKAWQAEVLPVDEHLDRHGRVLEVLSEHLCQGWLEGYLLTGRHGLFSCYEAFVHIVDSMVNQHIKWLKTSRRLTWRAPIASLNYLLTSHVWRQDHNGFSHQDPGFVDHVLNKSPEVVRVYLPPDANTLLSVADHVLRSRDYVNVVVAGKQPCFDWLTMDQARAHCARGAGIWEWAGNENGGAPDVVLACAGDVPTQEVLAAAQLLRRHLPELAVRVVNVVDMTRLLPHDEHPHGMPDFEYDGLFTTDKPVIFAYHGYPWLIHRLAYRRAGHKNLHVRGYKESGTTTTPFDMVVRNDLDRYRLVMDVIDRVPGLAVRAAGVRQAMADARSRHHGWIREHGTDLPEVAEWSWGG